From Atribacteraceae bacterium, one genomic window encodes:
- a CDS encoding Sua5/YciO/YrdC/YwlC family protein → MVKTRVLPADRAEHIREAAGILRAGGLVAFPTETVYGLGADARNERSAAGIFLAKDRPFFDPLIVHCTGTREVEGLVREFPARAQTLARRFWPGPLTLVLPKKKVI, encoded by the coding sequence ATGGTAAAAACCCGGGTATTACCCGCTGACCGGGCCGAACACATCCGGGAGGCCGCCGGAATTTTGCGGGCGGGAGGGCTGGTCGCCTTTCCCACGGAAACCGTCTATGGCCTGGGTGCAGACGCCCGCAACGAACGCTCCGCCGCCGGAATTTTTCTGGCCAAAGACCGTCCCTTCTTCGATCCCCTGATCGTTCACTGTACCGGGACCCGGGAGGTGGAAGGGTTGGTGCGGGAGTTTCCCGCCCGCGCTCAGACGCTGGCCCGCCGGTTTTGGCCGGGTCCCCTGACCCTGGTGTTACCCAAGAAAAAGGTCATT